In one window of Rhinatrema bivittatum chromosome 10, aRhiBiv1.1, whole genome shotgun sequence DNA:
- the PRMT6 gene encoding protein arginine N-methyltransferase 6: MSLPKKRKKPESGDQERIYFDCYSDVSVHEEMIADEVRTNAYRLGILQNADALRGKVVLDVGAGTAILSVFCVQAGARRVYAVEASTICQQARQVVKLNRMEAQITVIEGVMESVELPEKVDLIVSEWMGYALMYESMLSSVLAARDRWLKPGGLILPSCAELFIAPISDPATDWRLDFWGQVKDQYGVDMSCMAAFARKCIMTEEMVVQPLSGEDVLAHPTRFAQFDLGRATLEEIRALKGSFACYCFGSTLMHGFCLWFSVTFPGGEKPLLLSTSPFLEETHWKQTILYLDEPIPVIQDTAIIGEISMTPSECNPRHLRVRLDYRIGSRESKTRNYRMGD; this comes from the coding sequence ATGTCCCTGCCCAAGAAGAGAAAGAAGCCAGAGAGCGGGGATCAGGAGCGCATATACTTCGACTGTTACTCGGATGTGTCCGTGCATGAAGAGATGATCGCGGACGAGGTGCGCACCAACGCCTACCGGCTGGGGATCCTACAGAACGCGGACGCCCTGCGGGGGAAGGTGGTGTTGGACGTGGGAGCTGGGACAGCGATCCTCAGTGTCTTCTGCGTACAGGCGGGCGCCCGCAGAGTGTACGCGGTGGAAGCCAGCACAATCTGCCAGCAAGCCCGCCAGGTGGTGAAGCTGAACCGGATGGAGGCGCAAATAACCGTGATAGAGGGGGTGATGGAGAGCGTGGAGCTGCCGGAGAAGGTGGACCTGATCGTCAGCGAGTGGATGGGCTATGCCCTGATGTACGAGTCCATGCTGAGCTCGGTGCTTGCCGCCCGGGATCGGTGGCTGAAACCCGGCGGCCTCATTCTGCCTTCCTGCGCCGAGCTGTTCATCGCTCCCATCAGCGACCCCGCGACGGACTGGCGCCTGGATTTCTGGGGCCAGGTGAAGGACCAGTACGGGGTAGACATGAGCTGCATGGCGGCCTTCGCCAGAAAATGCATCATGACCGAGGAGATGGTGGTGCAGCCGCTGAGCGGGGAGGACGTACTGGCTCACCCGACGCGCTTCGCGCAGTTCGACCTCGGCCGGGCCACCCTGGAGGAGATCCGGGCGCTGAAAGGCAGCTTCGCCTGCTACTGCTTCGGCTCGACCCTCATGCACGGCTTCTGCCTTTGGTTCTCGGTCACTTTCCCCGGCGGCGAGAAACCGCTGCTTTTATCCACCTCCCCCTTCCTGGAGGAAACTCACTGGAAACAAACCATTCTGTATCTGGACGAACCGATACCAGTGATCCAGGACACTGCCATCATAGGGGAGATCTCCATGACCCCCTCCGAGTGCAACCCCAGGCACCTCCGAGTAAGGCTCGATTACAGAATAGGAAGCCGTGAAAGCAAAACTAGGAATTACCGAATGGGGGACTGA